A single Lysinibacter sp. HNR DNA region contains:
- a CDS encoding DNA-3-methyladenine glycosylase I encodes MKTDTVIIGEDGLTRPAWAHANPLMRAYYDTEWGMPVREEQGLLERICLEGFQSGLSWNTILHKREAFREVFADFHPETVAAYGDKDVDQLMADPRIVRNRAKILATIKNARATITLRNEGGLVKFVWSFQPETTPAPQTPADIPTQSPESRALSTALRKRGFSFVGPVTMYALMEAIGMVDTHLVNSHRRGSSGVWG; translated from the coding sequence ATAAAAACAGATACGGTCATCATTGGTGAAGATGGACTCACCCGACCCGCCTGGGCTCACGCAAACCCCCTCATGCGCGCATACTACGACACCGAGTGGGGAATGCCCGTACGCGAGGAGCAGGGTCTACTCGAACGCATCTGCCTTGAGGGTTTCCAGTCGGGTCTCTCATGGAATACAATCCTGCACAAACGAGAGGCGTTCAGAGAAGTGTTTGCAGATTTCCACCCCGAAACAGTCGCCGCCTACGGAGACAAAGACGTTGACCAGCTGATGGCCGATCCCCGCATCGTCAGAAATCGAGCCAAGATTCTTGCAACAATCAAAAATGCTCGGGCAACCATCACGCTCCGAAATGAGGGCGGTCTGGTAAAATTTGTGTGGTCTTTTCAGCCAGAGACAACCCCGGCACCACAAACACCCGCAGACATTCCCACACAGTCTCCCGAGTCTCGGGCCCTCTCGACCGCCCTGCGCAAACGAGGTTTCTCCTTTGTGGGACCCGTGACGATGTACGCTCTCATGGAGGCCATAGGCATGGTGGACACACACCTGGTAAATAGCCACAGGCGAGGTAGTTCGGGAGTGTGGGGCTAG
- a CDS encoding DNA-3-methyladenine glycosylase, producing the protein MSNTDFLVPTRAFFERDALEVAPELLGALFTTRLPEGTVTVRLTEVEAYHGKGTGRIADPGSHARMGMTPRNEVMFGVAGGLYVYFNYGMHSAVNLVCSPVGLPSAVLFRAGEVVDGRDIARQRRPTSKTDLDLARGPGRFARAVGLRYPEHNGIDALTESPPGIALVRVLRYPLPNFSRGPRTGVGGEGGSELFPWRFWLQGDPTVSPYRRAQRR; encoded by the coding sequence GTGAGTAACACCGATTTTCTTGTCCCCACCCGAGCCTTTTTTGAGCGGGATGCGCTAGAAGTGGCTCCGGAACTCCTGGGTGCCCTTTTTACTACTCGCTTGCCGGAGGGGACTGTCACCGTTCGTCTTACCGAGGTTGAAGCATATCACGGGAAGGGAACCGGTCGGATAGCCGATCCGGGTTCTCACGCCCGTATGGGGATGACTCCGCGCAACGAGGTGATGTTTGGTGTAGCGGGCGGGCTCTACGTGTACTTTAACTATGGAATGCATAGCGCGGTAAACCTCGTTTGTTCGCCCGTCGGGTTGCCGTCAGCTGTACTCTTTCGTGCCGGTGAGGTTGTTGACGGGAGGGATATCGCTCGCCAAAGAAGACCCACAAGTAAAACGGATCTGGATTTGGCGCGGGGTCCCGGGCGGTTTGCTCGGGCTGTGGGGTTGAGGTATCCCGAGCACAATGGGATTGACGCTCTGACGGAGTCCCCGCCGGGCATCGCCCTGGTGAGGGTACTCAGGTATCCCCTCCCCAATTTTTCTCGAGGCCCCCGAACGGGTGTGGGTGGGGAGGGCGGTTCCGAGCTCTTTCCGTGGCGTTTTTGGCTGCAGGGCGACCCAACTGTTTCTCCGTACCGCAGGGCTCAGCGTCGCTAG
- a CDS encoding HAD-IA family hydrolase, whose protein sequence is MIDLTRFHTILFDLDGVLTPTAEVHRRAWQTLFTRYFERKNIPDPYQDSDYFSYLDGKPRYEGVESLLESRSITLPWGTPSDSPDAETVCGLGNRKNVEFSHILATDGVNAYPGSLRFLNALAHTPLRLGVVSSSKNAEAVLGAAGLRERFPVVIDGVVSETKDLPGKPQPDTFEFAARLLDSTPQRSVVVEDAISGIQAGRTGDFGLVIGVDRGVGHTALLQAGADIVVSDLDDLVPSVPPAHTFEKPAERNPL, encoded by the coding sequence ATGATTGATCTCACACGGTTTCACACCATACTCTTTGACCTAGACGGCGTACTTACCCCCACCGCAGAGGTGCATAGAAGAGCCTGGCAAACGCTCTTCACACGCTATTTTGAACGGAAAAATATACCGGATCCCTATCAGGACAGTGATTATTTTTCCTACCTTGATGGCAAGCCCCGCTACGAGGGTGTAGAGAGTCTCCTCGAGTCACGCTCAATCACGCTGCCGTGGGGAACCCCGTCCGACTCTCCCGACGCAGAAACCGTGTGCGGCCTGGGCAACCGCAAAAACGTAGAGTTCTCACACATTCTGGCCACAGATGGAGTCAACGCCTATCCCGGTTCACTGCGCTTCCTCAACGCACTGGCCCACACACCACTTAGACTCGGAGTGGTCTCAAGCTCAAAAAATGCGGAAGCCGTGCTCGGTGCTGCCGGTCTGCGTGAAAGGTTTCCCGTTGTCATCGACGGTGTGGTCTCCGAGACCAAAGACCTCCCGGGGAAACCGCAACCCGACACATTTGAGTTTGCGGCAAGACTGTTAGACAGCACTCCGCAGCGATCCGTCGTTGTTGAAGACGCAATCTCAGGAATCCAAGCGGGGCGTACCGGAGACTTTGGACTGGTTATCGGGGTAGACCGAGGAGTTGGACACACAGCTCTTCTTCAAGCCGGAGCAGATATCGTAGTCTCCGATCTCGACGACCTAGTCCCGTCAGTTCCCCCAGCTCACACCTTCGAAAAACCCGCAGAAAGAAACCCCCTGTGA
- a CDS encoding alpha/beta hydrolase, with amino-acid sequence MIRGEAYNPADGVRISYEVDDNNAERPVILLIHGSGLSRASWRGLGYVRGFREAFRVVTVDLRGHGLSDKPHFADSYSRDLFLLDLIAVLDEVGAGSAHFVGYSIGARLSLEMAVTHPERITSASMLGGTPAGSAGQVARLFFPDYLEALRIGGMSAFIEGWEERAGGRVDSSTRGVFERNDPHALAAYFERVETERGIPEEVLVHVAVPTLWMAGTEDNPRYAQSQRAAEVMGGLFVPLPGRNHGTTLFPAEPVVREILAFTGALL; translated from the coding sequence ATGATTCGTGGGGAGGCTTACAATCCTGCAGACGGGGTGCGAATTTCCTATGAGGTGGATGATAACAATGCAGAGCGTCCCGTCATCCTTCTGATCCACGGCTCAGGCCTCTCCCGGGCCAGCTGGCGTGGCCTCGGCTATGTTCGTGGGTTTCGAGAGGCGTTTCGTGTTGTAACGGTTGACCTGCGCGGGCACGGTCTGAGCGATAAACCCCACTTCGCAGATTCCTACTCGCGCGATCTGTTTCTCCTGGATCTGATTGCCGTTCTCGATGAGGTGGGGGCCGGTTCCGCCCACTTTGTGGGATACTCCATCGGGGCCCGGCTCTCCCTGGAGATGGCGGTGACCCACCCCGAACGCATAACAAGCGCAAGCATGCTGGGCGGTACACCCGCCGGATCGGCAGGTCAGGTGGCGCGCCTTTTCTTTCCCGATTACCTGGAGGCTCTTCGCATCGGGGGGATGTCCGCCTTTATCGAGGGATGGGAGGAACGAGCGGGCGGCCGAGTCGACTCCTCGACCCGCGGTGTTTTTGAGCGAAACGATCCACATGCGCTCGCCGCGTACTTTGAACGGGTTGAGACCGAGCGGGGGATTCCCGAGGAGGTTCTGGTACACGTTGCGGTGCCCACCCTGTGGATGGCGGGAACTGAAGATAATCCCCGCTATGCGCAGTCGCAGCGGGCCGCAGAGGTAATGGGGGGACTCTTTGTTCCCCTGCCCGGGAGAAATCACGGCACCACGCTCTTTCCCGCAGAGCCGGTTGTTCGAGAGATTCTTGCCTTTACGGGTGCTTTGTTGTGA
- a CDS encoding Rv2578c family radical SAM protein yields the protein MRWNAQKVTAQEQGTLPGLTRLDGLVKTVRAPEFKGITFHEVLAKSALNRVHSRSTMPFGWTINPYRGCTHACVYCFARTSHTYLDLNEREDFDSQVIVKVNVVEVLTRELSKPSWARHPVALGTNTDPYQRAEGRYSLMPGIIGALANSGTSLSVLTKGTLLRRDLPVLVDAAASVSVDVAVSIAIFDDELQQSIEPGTPSTAARLSTVRAAVEGGLSCSVFMMPILPYLTDSREHLDRALQLIAESGATRVLYAPLHLRPGVKAWFMRWLEETHPELVDRYNMLYSKASAYVPREYREQLAGRIRPLMRDHGLEQSRERSIATPSFSPIEQPRLF from the coding sequence ATGCGATGGAATGCCCAGAAAGTTACCGCTCAAGAACAAGGCACCCTTCCTGGGCTGACTCGGCTAGACGGCCTGGTAAAAACAGTGCGTGCTCCGGAATTCAAGGGGATCACGTTTCATGAGGTTCTTGCGAAGAGCGCGTTGAACCGTGTTCATAGTCGGTCAACCATGCCGTTTGGGTGGACGATAAACCCCTATCGCGGATGCACGCACGCCTGTGTGTACTGTTTTGCGCGCACGAGCCACACATACCTCGATTTGAACGAGCGAGAAGATTTTGACTCACAAGTTATCGTGAAGGTAAACGTTGTGGAGGTTCTTACTCGGGAACTATCCAAACCCTCGTGGGCGCGACACCCCGTGGCGCTCGGTACAAATACAGACCCCTATCAGCGTGCCGAGGGGCGGTACTCCCTGATGCCGGGGATTATTGGTGCACTCGCAAACTCGGGAACCTCGCTTTCAGTCCTCACTAAGGGCACACTCTTGCGGCGTGACCTACCTGTGCTGGTGGACGCTGCCGCCAGTGTTTCCGTAGACGTGGCGGTATCCATCGCAATTTTTGATGATGAGCTGCAGCAATCGATTGAGCCTGGAACCCCCTCCACCGCCGCACGCCTGTCCACGGTGCGCGCGGCGGTGGAGGGGGGTTTAAGCTGTTCCGTCTTTATGATGCCTATTCTGCCCTATCTGACGGATAGCAGGGAGCACCTGGATCGGGCCCTGCAGCTCATCGCTGAGTCTGGGGCAACCCGTGTTCTCTATGCTCCGCTTCATCTTCGGCCGGGTGTTAAAGCCTGGTTTATGCGGTGGTTGGAAGAGACCCATCCGGAGCTTGTGGATCGGTACAACATGCTGTACTCGAAGGCATCAGCCTACGTGCCTCGAGAATATCGAGAACAATTGGCGGGTCGGATACGCCCTCTGATGAGGGATCACGGACTTGAGCAGAGTCGTGAGCGTAGCATTGCCACGCCATCTTTTTCTCCCATAGAACAGCCAAGGCTCTTTTAG
- a CDS encoding methylated-DNA--[protein]-cysteine S-methyltransferase, whose product MQDTTGIVHAIAPTPLGDLTFVADGKALRAIYFPGHWTNPNDEARGEAVDWDSEPIFALALQQIKEYLDTTRKEFSVPTAPVGNEFQLRVWDILRAIPYGSTRTYGDIAHELGSPSLARRVGGAVGSNPLSIIIPCHRVVGSDGSLTGYAGGLERKRLLLQLEEPPLEESGKLF is encoded by the coding sequence GTGCAAGACACAACAGGGATAGTCCACGCTATCGCACCTACTCCGCTCGGCGACCTCACCTTCGTCGCAGACGGGAAGGCACTCCGCGCGATTTATTTCCCCGGCCACTGGACGAACCCCAACGATGAGGCCCGGGGGGAAGCTGTCGATTGGGATTCAGAACCAATCTTTGCGCTTGCACTGCAACAGATCAAAGAGTATCTCGACACCACGAGAAAAGAATTCTCTGTCCCCACGGCACCGGTCGGAAACGAGTTTCAACTCAGGGTGTGGGATATTCTGCGCGCCATCCCCTACGGGAGCACCCGAACCTACGGTGACATCGCCCACGAGCTGGGCTCCCCCTCACTGGCTCGACGTGTGGGCGGGGCCGTGGGAAGCAACCCGCTCAGTATCATCATCCCCTGTCACCGGGTAGTGGGAAGCGACGGCTCTCTTACCGGATATGCAGGAGGGCTCGAACGCAAACGGTTACTACTGCAGCTGGAAGAACCACCACTCGAGGAAAGCGGCAAACTATTTTAG
- a CDS encoding glycosyl hydrolase family 65 protein: MNVTPLTSPLSPEAFLDRTRYPVDEWEISEKQFDESDLGRSESIFTTGNGYLGMRGNHEEGHEHQEHGTFINGLHETFPILHAEQAYGFAQVGQTIVNAPDAKTIRLYVDDEPLSLRDSELLHYDRTLNFTEGTLKRSLIWMTPSGKKVLVQSERMVSFAERHLAVLTFTVTMLEGNAPIAISCQLLNRQDGKDEYGVFNKKDDLEFDPRKTNSFTDRVLQPQIFWQDGPRSMLSYRVARSGMTVAVGADHYVESEADVVERSSIDGDIAKHVFRLQATEGQSVTVTKVVSYHSSPSVPARELVDRCRRTLDRVETEGVSLQFDKQREWLSEYWERSDVTVEGNPAVQQAIRWNLFQLAQASARAEGHGIPAKGLTGSGYSGHYFWDTEIYVLPYLTYTSPRFARNALRFRYNMLPAARRRAVDLNERGALFPWRTISGEEASAYYAAGTAQFHIDADITYALAKYVSATNDDEFLAREGVDVVVETARMWTDLGFWRHSGDETFHIHGVTGPDEYTTVVNDNLFTNVMARFNLEYAVNTVRRLAATRPEEYAQMANRLNLDENEVLEWSHAARSMNIPFDEHLGIHPQDAHFLEREVWDLENTPASMRPLLLHYHPLVIYRFQVLKQADVVLAMLLQGEYFTEEQKLANFEYYDPITTGDSTLSAVVQSIIAAEVGYHELALHYFHNALFVDLADLHNNTSDGVHVASTGGTWSALVFGFGGMKDHRGHISFDPRLPKSWTKLSFKMTIRGTRLRITVTQDSIEFEVEDGDSVSVSVRGQSVTLTSAAPVTVALDGQGPRRSGAPSARDLRDNRRADGTLITQSVPHL; this comes from the coding sequence GTGAACGTTACTCCTCTGACTTCCCCTCTCTCTCCCGAGGCCTTCCTGGATCGCACCCGCTATCCCGTTGACGAGTGGGAAATAAGCGAAAAACAATTTGATGAGTCCGACCTCGGACGTAGCGAATCAATTTTTACAACCGGTAACGGATACCTGGGCATGCGTGGCAACCACGAGGAGGGGCATGAGCACCAGGAACACGGGACGTTTATTAACGGCCTACACGAGACTTTCCCCATCCTGCACGCGGAGCAAGCTTATGGTTTTGCCCAGGTGGGACAGACAATCGTCAACGCCCCCGACGCCAAGACTATCCGGCTCTACGTTGATGATGAGCCGCTGAGCCTGCGCGACTCCGAGCTTCTTCACTACGACCGCACGCTTAATTTCACGGAGGGAACACTTAAACGCTCGCTCATCTGGATGACCCCCTCAGGCAAGAAGGTTCTTGTCCAATCAGAGCGAATGGTGTCTTTTGCCGAGCGCCACCTGGCAGTACTCACCTTCACGGTGACCATGCTCGAGGGCAACGCCCCCATTGCTATTTCATGCCAGCTACTCAACCGCCAGGACGGCAAAGACGAGTACGGCGTTTTTAACAAAAAAGACGACCTCGAATTTGACCCCCGCAAAACAAATAGTTTCACTGATCGGGTGCTTCAGCCACAAATCTTTTGGCAGGATGGCCCCCGCTCCATGCTGAGCTACCGAGTCGCCCGCTCGGGTATGACGGTAGCGGTTGGTGCCGACCACTATGTTGAGTCGGAGGCCGACGTTGTGGAGAGAAGCTCCATCGACGGTGACATCGCTAAGCACGTCTTTCGCCTACAGGCCACCGAGGGACAATCTGTCACCGTCACCAAAGTGGTGAGCTATCACTCCTCACCGAGCGTCCCAGCGCGCGAACTTGTTGACCGCTGCCGCAGAACCCTTGATCGAGTAGAAACCGAGGGCGTTTCGCTTCAGTTCGATAAGCAACGCGAGTGGCTCTCAGAGTATTGGGAGCGCTCCGACGTCACGGTTGAGGGTAACCCCGCGGTACAGCAGGCAATCCGATGGAACCTTTTCCAGCTCGCTCAGGCATCAGCCCGCGCCGAGGGGCACGGAATACCTGCCAAGGGCCTCACCGGAAGCGGTTATAGCGGACACTACTTCTGGGACACAGAAATCTACGTGCTCCCGTACCTCACCTACACCTCACCGCGTTTTGCCCGCAACGCCCTACGCTTCCGCTATAACATGCTCCCCGCGGCCCGGAGACGGGCTGTCGATCTTAACGAACGCGGAGCTCTTTTCCCCTGGCGCACCATCAGCGGAGAAGAGGCCTCCGCCTACTACGCCGCCGGAACGGCACAGTTCCATATCGATGCGGATATCACCTACGCGCTCGCAAAATATGTCTCTGCCACAAATGACGACGAATTTCTTGCCCGGGAGGGCGTTGATGTTGTTGTAGAGACCGCACGAATGTGGACCGATCTGGGGTTTTGGCGCCACAGCGGGGATGAAACATTCCATATTCACGGCGTTACAGGACCAGACGAGTACACCACAGTGGTAAACGACAACCTCTTTACCAATGTAATGGCCCGCTTTAACCTTGAGTACGCCGTTAACACTGTGCGTCGCCTCGCCGCCACCCGGCCCGAGGAATACGCACAGATGGCAAATCGCCTCAACCTGGACGAAAACGAGGTGTTGGAGTGGAGCCACGCGGCACGATCAATGAATATTCCCTTTGATGAGCACCTCGGCATTCACCCCCAGGACGCTCATTTTCTTGAGCGCGAGGTGTGGGACCTAGAAAATACACCAGCCTCTATGCGCCCGTTACTTCTGCACTATCACCCCCTGGTCATCTACCGCTTCCAGGTGCTTAAGCAGGCCGACGTTGTTCTTGCCATGCTTCTGCAGGGTGAATACTTCACGGAAGAACAGAAGCTGGCGAACTTCGAGTACTACGACCCGATCACCACCGGAGACTCCACACTCTCCGCGGTAGTTCAGTCAATCATTGCGGCCGAGGTTGGGTACCACGAACTCGCCCTGCACTATTTTCACAACGCGCTCTTTGTTGATCTCGCGGATCTCCACAACAATACGTCGGACGGTGTCCACGTTGCCTCAACCGGTGGAACGTGGAGTGCTCTCGTCTTTGGATTTGGAGGAATGAAGGATCACCGCGGACACATCTCGTTTGACCCCCGCCTACCGAAGAGCTGGACGAAGCTCTCGTTTAAAATGACGATTCGCGGAACACGGCTGCGCATCACTGTCACTCAGGACAGCATCGAGTTTGAGGTCGAAGACGGTGATAGCGTGAGCGTGAGCGTACGCGGACAAAGCGTTACCCTCACATCGGCGGCCCCGGTAACCGTCGCGCTTGATGGGCAGGGACCGCGTCGATCTGGTGCCCCCAGCGCACGGGACCTGCGTGACAATCGCCGCGCAGACGGTACGCTCATTACCCAATCGGTTCCTCATCTTTAG
- a CDS encoding multicopper oxidase domain-containing protein gives MNQPISRRSLLIGATTVLAAATPLALAGCSTVASRDPESTRGEINFNNELTIPPLAESSQTPDGHRSFNLTPRSSKTEFIPGRDTTTFGYNGSYLGPTIRAQRGETVAIHVQNDLSEATTVHWHGMKLPAAMDGGPHQTIHPGDSWTATWTINQPAATAWYHPHPHGRTEAQVNMGLAGIFIIDDDTETGTRLPHNYGVDDIPVVVQDRMFSSSGEFTTRERAVTGYVGDTILVNGTLAPYFTATTETLRLRLLNGSSARTYNFAFSDGREFSLVATDSGYVAGAIQLSSIILSPGERAEIIVRLSPSDSCVLQSLPYDSRMSFTHANAAGANDSLDILQIRAADHLLPGSTLPSLLAAAEDALLTDANSATARKRFELSGHLINAKSMDMTRIDEVVAAGAVELWEIRNIHVQAHNFHVHNARFTVLSVDNEPPPPHLAGWKDTVFLPAGTSVRCLITFGPYPDPYLPYMYHCHLLWHEDMGMMGQYTVVAPDEVSSAPRKITAPPGAGATGHHPGMSH, from the coding sequence GTGAATCAACCCATCTCGCGTCGTTCCCTGCTTATCGGTGCAACTACCGTCCTTGCAGCAGCTACCCCCCTCGCGCTGGCCGGATGCTCCACGGTAGCCTCGCGTGATCCTGAATCCACCCGGGGAGAGATCAACTTTAACAATGAGTTGACAATACCTCCCCTCGCTGAATCCTCACAAACACCCGACGGGCACCGATCGTTTAACCTCACACCCCGGAGCTCAAAAACCGAGTTTATACCGGGGCGCGATACTACTACCTTTGGATATAACGGTTCCTACCTCGGCCCCACGATCAGGGCACAGCGCGGTGAGACGGTTGCCATCCACGTGCAAAACGATCTCTCCGAGGCCACGACGGTTCATTGGCACGGCATGAAGCTCCCCGCAGCTATGGACGGCGGCCCCCATCAAACCATACACCCGGGAGACTCCTGGACAGCCACCTGGACCATCAATCAGCCCGCCGCAACGGCCTGGTACCATCCGCATCCGCACGGACGCACGGAGGCCCAGGTAAACATGGGTTTGGCTGGAATCTTTATCATTGACGATGACACAGAGACCGGAACTCGGCTCCCCCACAACTACGGCGTGGATGATATCCCCGTTGTGGTACAGGATCGTATGTTTTCCTCTTCCGGAGAATTCACCACCAGGGAGCGGGCAGTGACCGGTTACGTGGGAGACACCATTTTGGTGAACGGAACGCTCGCACCCTACTTCACCGCCACAACCGAAACTCTCCGGCTGCGACTCCTCAATGGCTCAAGCGCCCGCACCTATAACTTTGCGTTTTCGGACGGCCGCGAATTTTCTCTTGTTGCGACGGATAGTGGATACGTTGCGGGTGCAATTCAACTCTCAAGCATTATTCTTTCCCCCGGGGAACGGGCCGAAATCATTGTCCGTCTCAGCCCCTCCGACTCCTGCGTTTTACAGTCTCTACCTTACGATTCCCGCATGAGCTTCACCCACGCAAACGCAGCCGGAGCAAACGACTCTCTCGATATCCTTCAGATCCGCGCTGCCGATCATCTGCTGCCCGGAAGCACCCTTCCGTCTCTCCTGGCCGCTGCAGAGGACGCCCTACTCACAGATGCTAACAGCGCGACAGCCCGAAAAAGATTTGAGCTGAGCGGTCACCTCATCAACGCCAAGTCGATGGATATGACACGAATTGATGAGGTGGTGGCTGCCGGAGCGGTAGAGCTGTGGGAGATTCGTAACATTCATGTCCAGGCGCATAATTTTCACGTTCACAACGCGCGCTTTACCGTCCTCAGCGTTGATAACGAGCCTCCCCCACCCCATCTCGCGGGATGGAAAGACACGGTTTTTCTCCCCGCAGGAACATCGGTACGTTGCCTGATCACGTTTGGCCCCTATCCCGATCCCTACCTGCCCTATATGTACCACTGCCACCTGCTCTGGCACGAGGACATGGGCATGATGGGCCAGTACACCGTGGTAGCTCCCGACGAGGTCAGCTCCGCCCCGCGCAAGATCACCGCCCCACCCGGCGCGGGAGCAACGGGACACCATCCCGGGATGTCCCACTGA
- a CDS encoding cold-shock protein yields the protein MPTGTVKWFDSEKGFGFIAPDDGTPDVFAHYSAIATNGYRTLDENQKVEFDTARGPKGPQAENIRPL from the coding sequence ATGCCTACAGGCACCGTGAAATGGTTCGACTCAGAAAAAGGCTTCGGCTTTATTGCACCAGACGACGGAACCCCCGACGTCTTTGCGCACTATTCTGCCATTGCAACAAACGGTTATCGCACACTCGATGAGAACCAAAAAGTTGAGTTCGACACCGCCCGTGGACCCAAGGGACCCCAGGCTGAGAACATCCGTCCCCTCTAA